The Chloroflexaceae bacterium genome has a segment encoding these proteins:
- a CDS encoding Uma2 family endonuclease: MPTDLRDAPMHLVRESDGVSISLAPLQGHWTAEQYLRLTDHTRHLVEFTDGRIEVLPMPTQQHQLILGFLYRAFFAFLQPLGGIVLFAALRLQIRPEKFREPDLLALRRADDPRAQNRYWLGADLVAEIVSADDPERDTVEKVADYAEAGIPEYWIVNPLDETVTVLVLEEGTYVEHGVFRRGAQATSRLLAGFSVSVDEVFAAG; encoded by the coding sequence ATGCCAACCGATCTGCGAGACGCGCCTATGCACCTTGTGCGCGAGAGCGATGGGGTCTCGATTTCTCTGGCGCCGCTGCAGGGGCACTGGACGGCTGAACAGTACCTGCGGTTGACCGATCACACCCGGCACCTGGTGGAGTTCACCGATGGCCGCATTGAGGTCCTGCCAATGCCAACCCAGCAGCACCAGCTCATCCTCGGGTTCCTGTATCGCGCCTTCTTCGCCTTTCTCCAACCGCTCGGGGGCATCGTGCTGTTCGCGGCCCTGCGTCTCCAGATCCGTCCCGAGAAGTTTCGGGAGCCGGATTTGCTGGCGCTGCGACGGGCGGACGATCCGCGGGCGCAGAACCGCTACTGGCTCGGGGCGGATCTGGTGGCGGAGATCGTCAGCGCCGATGACCCTGAGCGGGATACGGTGGAGAAGGTCGCCGACTACGCCGAGGCGGGCATCCCTGAATACTGGATCGTCAACCCGCTGGATGAGACGGTGACGGTGCTGGTCCTGGAGGAGGGGACCTACGTGGAGCACGGCGTCTTCCGCCGGGGTGCGCAGGCAACGTCGCGACTCCTCGCCGGCTTCAGCGTGAGCGTGGACGAGGTGTTCGCAGCGGGGTAG
- a CDS encoding inositol monophosphatase family protein — MGAELRELLDFATQIAIHAGKITLRHFQRDLVVERKTDASPVTVADREAEAYLREAIQGRYRNHAVLGEEEGLSGPPGATYRWVLDPIDGTKSFIHGVPLYGVMIGILREGEPVAGVVHMPALGEIVAGARGLGCTWNGRPCRVSTVKTLRESLVVATVAEGYERYGKAEAFARILGAAGLFRTWGDCYGYMLVATGRAEVALDPVMNVWDAAALLPILTEAGGSFTDWKGAPTIEGGEGIGANGAVLDEVLRLIGA, encoded by the coding sequence ATGGGCGCCGAACTGCGCGAACTGCTCGATTTTGCCACCCAGATCGCCATCCATGCTGGAAAGATCACCCTGCGTCACTTCCAGCGCGACCTGGTGGTAGAGCGCAAGACTGACGCCTCCCCGGTCACCGTGGCCGACCGTGAGGCTGAAGCCTATCTGCGCGAGGCCATCCAGGGGCGCTACCGCAACCATGCCGTTCTCGGTGAAGAGGAGGGCCTCAGCGGCCCCCCCGGAGCGACCTATCGCTGGGTGCTTGACCCAATTGACGGAACGAAATCGTTCATCCATGGCGTGCCGCTCTACGGAGTGATGATTGGCATCCTGCGCGAGGGCGAGCCGGTGGCCGGGGTGGTGCACATGCCGGCCCTTGGCGAGATCGTCGCTGGCGCGCGCGGCCTGGGCTGCACCTGGAACGGGCGCCCATGCCGCGTCTCGACGGTGAAGACCCTGCGCGAGAGCCTGGTGGTGGCCACCGTTGCGGAGGGCTACGAGCGCTACGGCAAGGCCGAAGCGTTCGCCCGCATCCTCGGCGCCGCAGGGCTGTTTCGCACCTGGGGCGACTGCTACGGCTACATGCTGGTCGCCACCGGGCGAGCCGAGGTGGCCCTCGACCCGGTGATGAATGTCTGGGACGCCGCCGCGCTGCTCCCCATTCTCACCGAGGCCGGCGGCAGCTTCACCGACTGGAAGGGCGCGCCGACCATCGAGGGCGGCGAGGGCATCGGGGCCAACGGCGCCGTGCTCGACGAGGTGCTGCGCCTGATTGGAGCATAA
- a CDS encoding NAD-dependent epimerase/dehydratase family protein, giving the protein MTRVFINGIDGLLGARVAELISRDREARIVGLGRARPPAPVGRAEWFAAKLSGKQFVELLRAEGIEVVVHLDFAGAQRPAEDREQAVQQNVIGSMELFGACAAAGVRRIILLSHVGVYGASALNPAMITEERPIALATLSGLLRDFAEVEQFAMDFVARRPMLQVVPMRLAPLVGGWSPMVEYLTGPGPRMLAGFDPRIQLLGLDDAAEGLARAALSSVAGPFNLASDDVLRLSQAIRLAGQQPVAVLEPVVELALSLGNTGILGHWPYGPSFLRYSCVVDTQRAKCELGWAPTRSAAELIQTLRANGHLVEDRAASEAALREFLARRS; this is encoded by the coding sequence ATGACCCGGGTTTTCATCAACGGGATTGATGGGTTGCTCGGCGCGCGAGTGGCGGAGTTGATCAGCCGTGATCGCGAGGCGCGCATCGTCGGCCTGGGGCGCGCGCGCCCTCCCGCTCCCGTCGGACGCGCCGAATGGTTCGCCGCAAAGCTTTCGGGAAAGCAGTTCGTCGAGTTGCTGCGCGCCGAGGGGATCGAGGTGGTGGTGCATCTCGACTTTGCCGGCGCGCAACGGCCGGCTGAGGATCGCGAACAGGCGGTTCAGCAGAATGTGATCGGCTCGATGGAGTTGTTCGGCGCCTGCGCCGCCGCGGGGGTCCGGCGCATCATTCTGCTCAGCCACGTCGGCGTCTATGGCGCCAGCGCCCTCAACCCTGCTATGATCACCGAGGAACGCCCCATCGCCCTCGCCACCCTCAGCGGCCTCCTGCGTGATTTTGCCGAGGTCGAGCAATTCGCCATGGATTTCGTCGCCCGGCGTCCGATGCTGCAAGTCGTGCCCATGCGCCTGGCTCCGCTCGTCGGCGGCTGGTCGCCGATGGTTGAGTATCTGACCGGTCCTGGCCCGCGGATGCTGGCGGGCTTCGATCCGCGCATCCAGTTGCTAGGGCTTGATGACGCAGCCGAGGGCCTGGCGCGGGCCGCCCTCTCCAGCGTGGCCGGCCCGTTTAACCTGGCCTCCGATGATGTGCTGCGCCTCTCGCAGGCCATCCGCCTGGCCGGCCAGCAGCCCGTGGCCGTGCTCGAACCGGTGGTGGAGCTGGCGCTCTCGCTGGGCAATACCGGCATCCTCGGCCACTGGCCGTATGGCCCGAGCTTTCTGCGCTATAGCTGTGTGGTGGATACGCAGCGCGCGAAATGCGAGCTGGGCTGGGCGCCGACACGCAGCGCCGCCGAACTGATCCAGACGCTGCGCGCCAATGGCCACCTTGTTGAGGATCGCGCGGCGTCCGAGGCGGCGCTGCGCGAGTTCCTTGCCCGAAGGAGTTAG
- a CDS encoding PrsW family intramembrane metalloprotease → MPFLIAVLLSFVPALIYAAIVYWLDRFEKEPLRLLVGAFGWGAFVATTGAIIWGAVLQLGFEIFINDPFLIDLTGAALVAPLVEETLKGLAVAIIFVAFPHEFDSILDGMVYGAITALGFAATENVLYLYLGGYVQDGYPGMIALFVLRVILGGWGHAVYTAFIGIGLAVARLSPRWPIRVIAPLLGWAIAVFLHALHNAMATVLAGSLGGLVATLMVDWVSWLVVFGIVIGEILRERRWMRVYLREEVDLGIISEAHYRTAISIRRQARARMRGKTWRRFYGACAELAQKKHQLATLGEERGNTARIAALRAQLSSLAPSVGTV, encoded by the coding sequence ATGCCCTTTCTGATCGCCGTCCTGCTCAGCTTCGTACCCGCCCTGATCTATGCCGCGATTGTCTACTGGCTTGATCGCTTCGAGAAAGAACCGCTGCGACTGCTCGTCGGAGCCTTTGGCTGGGGAGCCTTTGTCGCAACTACCGGGGCAATCATCTGGGGCGCCGTGCTCCAATTAGGCTTCGAGATCTTCATCAACGACCCGTTCCTGATTGACCTGACCGGCGCCGCCCTGGTTGCGCCGCTGGTGGAGGAAACCCTCAAGGGCCTGGCCGTCGCGATAATCTTCGTCGCCTTTCCCCACGAATTCGACTCGATCCTCGATGGCATGGTCTACGGCGCGATCACCGCCCTGGGCTTTGCCGCCACCGAGAACGTGCTCTACCTCTACCTGGGGGGATATGTCCAGGACGGCTATCCGGGCATGATCGCGCTGTTTGTCCTGCGGGTCATCCTCGGCGGATGGGGCCACGCCGTCTACACCGCTTTCATCGGCATCGGCCTGGCCGTGGCGCGCCTGAGTCCCCGCTGGCCCATCAGGGTCATCGCCCCGTTGCTGGGATGGGCCATCGCCGTGTTCCTCCACGCCCTGCACAACGCCATGGCCACCGTTCTGGCGGGCAGTCTGGGCGGCCTGGTCGCCACCCTGATGGTGGACTGGGTAAGCTGGCTGGTGGTATTTGGGATCGTGATCGGGGAAATCCTGCGCGAACGGCGCTGGATGCGCGTCTACCTGCGCGAGGAGGTGGACCTGGGCATCATCAGCGAGGCGCACTACCGCACGGCGATCTCGATCCGCCGGCAGGCGCGGGCGCGGATGCGCGGCAAAACGTGGCGGCGCTTCTACGGCGCCTGCGCTGAACTGGCGCAGAAAAAGCATCAGTTGGCGACCCTCGGTGAGGAGCGCGGCAACACGGCGCGCATCGCCGCGCTGCGCGCCCAGCTCAGTTCACTTGCTCCATCGGTTGGAACGGTGTAG
- the lysS gene encoding lysine--tRNA ligase translates to MELNDLQAQRAAKLERLRAAGIDPYPPRAAPTHQVAEVLARFDELAAAAAPVTIAGRILGARRIMGKIAFAHLDDGTGTLQLWISRADLGEVWFERFRDELDTFDIVQARGTLRRTKTGEASLFVSELALLAKAINPPPEKWAGLQDVEERHRQRYLDLIVNHDVRETFRARARAITAMRRVLDARGFLEVETPVLQPIYGGAAARPFTTYHNALGQGLYLRIATELYLKRLIVGGYPAVYEIGKNFRNEGVDRSHNPEFTMMECYQAYADYTHMMLLVEELLREMAIAATGSPRVRYQGQELDFARPWARMTMAEAIIERTGIDIREASTLGALREAVAAAHLKLEPKPTWGKQVDELFSEYVQPHLVQPTFILDYPVELSPLAKRKPDDPAFTERFEAFVAGMEVGNAFTELNDPFDQEQRFLEQGRDFAAGDEEAHQMDADFLNALLYGMPPTGGLGMGIDRIMMVLADQPNIREVILFPHMRKREE, encoded by the coding sequence ATGGAGCTAAACGATCTGCAGGCCCAGCGGGCCGCCAAACTGGAACGGCTGCGCGCCGCGGGCATTGATCCGTATCCTCCCCGCGCCGCGCCTACCCACCAGGTGGCCGAAGTGCTGGCGCGCTTCGACGAACTTGCCGCCGCCGCGGCGCCGGTAACCATCGCCGGGCGCATTCTGGGCGCGCGCCGCATCATGGGCAAGATCGCCTTCGCCCATCTCGACGACGGCACGGGGACGCTGCAACTGTGGATCAGCCGGGCCGACCTGGGCGAGGTCTGGTTCGAGCGTTTCCGCGACGAACTCGACACCTTCGACATCGTGCAGGCCCGTGGCACGCTCCGCCGCACCAAAACGGGCGAAGCCTCCCTCTTCGTCAGCGAACTGGCGCTCCTGGCCAAGGCGATCAATCCCCCGCCTGAAAAATGGGCCGGCCTGCAGGATGTCGAAGAGCGCCACCGCCAGCGCTACCTCGATCTGATCGTCAACCATGACGTGCGCGAGACCTTTCGCGCCCGGGCGCGGGCCATCACCGCAATGCGGCGCGTGCTCGACGCGCGGGGCTTCCTCGAAGTGGAAACCCCGGTGCTCCAGCCGATCTACGGGGGGGCCGCGGCGCGACCGTTCACCACCTACCATAACGCTCTCGGCCAGGGCCTGTACCTGCGCATCGCCACCGAACTCTACCTGAAGCGCCTGATTGTCGGGGGCTACCCCGCGGTTTACGAGATCGGCAAAAACTTTCGCAACGAGGGCGTTGACCGGAGCCACAACCCCGAGTTTACCATGATGGAGTGCTACCAGGCCTACGCCGATTACACCCATATGATGCTGCTGGTCGAGGAACTGTTGCGCGAGATGGCGATCGCCGCCACCGGCTCGCCGCGCGTGCGTTATCAAGGCCAGGAGCTTGACTTCGCGCGCCCGTGGGCGCGCATGACCATGGCCGAGGCGATCATTGAGCGAACCGGGATTGACATCCGCGAGGCGAGCACCCTCGGCGCCCTGCGCGAGGCCGTTGCAGCGGCTCATCTGAAGCTCGAACCCAAACCGACCTGGGGCAAACAGGTTGATGAGTTGTTCAGCGAGTATGTGCAACCCCATCTGGTGCAGCCGACCTTTATTCTCGACTACCCGGTGGAGCTTTCGCCGCTGGCGAAACGCAAGCCTGACGATCCCGCGTTTACCGAACGCTTCGAGGCCTTCGTCGCCGGGATGGAAGTGGGCAACGCCTTTACCGAGCTGAACGACCCCTTCGACCAGGAACAACGCTTTCTGGAACAGGGCCGCGACTTCGCCGCCGGAGACGAAGAGGCCCACCAGATGGACGCCGATTTTCTCAACGCCCTGCTCTACGGCATGCCGCCGACGGGCGGCCTGGGAATGGGGATCGATCGGATTATGATGGTGCTGGCCGACCAGCCGAACATCCGTGAAGTGATCCTCTTTCCCCATATGCGGAAACGCGAAGAGTGA
- a CDS encoding 1-acyl-sn-glycerol-3-phosphate acyltransferase, translating into MSDDTSPNGRPTEAPPGDATEGLPEAVASPVDQIAAQDAVPSPDEPAPEPAQDAVTDGAPAPEAAQEAVPGPDEPVPAPLEAAAPKQSPRRAASSAATSGKSSRKNAAAQAAGAAKSSRAKRGGQAQQAPAAAMEAAPGEEGAIPAVKGADAPEEPARSASAPSWFDVPITEASPSPGAAPTAAPSTSFWSERPVEVSPPPSAGSLYEASNAERAAGSANTLFEFEVEVRNNVPESPASEGNEIQNMANDLLRLISENLRRMTDQQVERVNEILRNIDLKDYLDPDFWKGIGMVLRYQIDEQVAFIKRRLNGEYSTDPFGMDPEVIAVVRPFVRFMYRTWWRVKAEGLEHVPATGRALLVANHSGVLPWDGAMIAAAVAEDHPAQNDRIVRSLHLHWFTTLPFVAPTLAAMGQVPGLPENAIRLLQNDELVCVFPEGLKGVGKLYKDRYKLARFGRGGFVQAALRAQAPIVPVAVVGAEEIYPMLANAQPIAKLLGMPYFPITPFFPWLGVFGAIPLPTRWSITFCEPLPTDTYDPSEADDPLTVLGLTELVRERIQATIDAKLAERKTIF; encoded by the coding sequence GTGAGCGATGACACCAGCCCCAACGGGCGCCCCACCGAGGCGCCTCCTGGCGATGCGACCGAGGGCCTCCCCGAGGCGGTCGCCTCTCCTGTGGATCAGATCGCCGCGCAGGATGCCGTTCCCAGTCCCGATGAGCCGGCGCCTGAACCCGCGCAGGACGCCGTGACCGACGGCGCACCCGCGCCCGAGGCTGCGCAAGAGGCCGTTCCCGGCCCCGATGAGCCCGTGCCTGCGCCTCTCGAGGCTGCTGCTCCGAAACAAAGCCCCCGGCGCGCCGCGTCGTCTGCTGCCACGAGCGGCAAAAGCAGCCGCAAGAATGCTGCGGCCCAGGCCGCCGGCGCCGCGAAGTCGAGCCGGGCGAAGCGGGGAGGTCAGGCGCAACAGGCGCCTGCGGCCGCAATGGAAGCGGCCCCCGGCGAGGAGGGGGCCATTCCCGCCGTAAAGGGCGCCGACGCGCCCGAGGAGCCGGCGCGCTCCGCTTCCGCGCCGAGCTGGTTCGATGTGCCTATAACCGAGGCCTCTCCCTCGCCAGGCGCTGCTCCAACCGCCGCCCCGTCCACGTCGTTCTGGTCCGAACGGCCCGTCGAAGTCTCTCCCCCTCCCTCTGCCGGGAGCCTCTACGAGGCCTCCAACGCCGAACGCGCCGCCGGCTCCGCCAATACGCTCTTCGAGTTCGAGGTCGAAGTGCGTAACAATGTGCCTGAGAGCCCTGCCAGCGAAGGAAACGAGATCCAGAACATGGCCAACGATCTGCTGCGGCTGATCAGCGAAAATTTGCGCCGCATGACCGACCAGCAGGTCGAGCGGGTCAATGAGATTCTGCGGAACATTGACCTGAAAGATTACCTTGATCCCGATTTCTGGAAGGGTATCGGCATGGTGCTGCGCTATCAGATCGACGAGCAGGTCGCTTTCATCAAGCGCCGGCTCAATGGCGAGTACAGCACCGATCCCTTTGGCATGGATCCCGAGGTGATCGCGGTGGTGCGGCCCTTCGTGCGCTTTATGTATCGCACCTGGTGGCGCGTCAAGGCCGAGGGGCTGGAGCATGTGCCGGCCACGGGGCGCGCGCTGCTGGTCGCCAACCACAGTGGCGTGCTGCCCTGGGACGGGGCCATGATCGCCGCGGCGGTGGCCGAGGACCATCCGGCGCAGAACGACCGCATCGTCCGCAGCCTGCACTTGCACTGGTTCACCACGCTGCCCTTCGTCGCGCCGACGCTGGCAGCGATGGGACAGGTGCCCGGGTTGCCTGAAAATGCCATTCGCCTCCTGCAGAACGATGAACTGGTCTGCGTCTTCCCGGAGGGTCTCAAGGGCGTGGGCAAACTCTACAAGGATCGCTACAAGCTGGCCCGCTTCGGCCGCGGCGGCTTCGTGCAGGCGGCTCTGCGCGCCCAGGCACCCATCGTGCCCGTGGCGGTGGTAGGCGCCGAAGAGATCTACCCCATGCTCGCCAATGCCCAGCCGATCGCCAAGCTCCTGGGGATGCCCTACTTCCCGATTACGCCCTTCTTCCCCTGGCTGGGCGTCTTCGGGGCTATTCCTCTGCCCACGCGCTGGTCAATCACCTTCTGCGAGCCGCTGCCGACCGACACCTACGACCCTTCCGAGGCTGACGATCCCCTTACCGTTCTCGGCCTGACCGAGCTGGTCCGTGAGCGCATTCAGGCGACGATTGACGCCAAACTTGCCGAGCGGAAGACGATTTTTTAG
- a CDS encoding LrgB family protein, protein MALALGAGALTAIGGALLLAPSPEPDAATLRSLLPRSVTTPIAMGVAEPIDGEPSRTAALVILTGIIGALIADDLLSLLRVEEPAIRGFAMGLAAHGIGAARALHLHAEAGAFATLGMILNAVLTAALLPVLVN, encoded by the coding sequence ATGGCCCTGGCCCTCGGCGCGGGCGCGCTGACGGCCATCGGCGGCGCCCTGCTCCTCGCCCCGAGCCCGGAGCCTGATGCGGCGACCCTGCGCTCGCTGCTGCCGCGTTCGGTGACGACCCCGATCGCCATGGGCGTGGCCGAACCGATCGACGGCGAGCCGTCGCGCACGGCGGCGCTAGTTATCCTGACGGGCATAATCGGCGCGCTCATCGCCGATGACCTGCTCAGCCTCCTGCGGGTCGAAGAGCCGGCCATTCGCGGCTTCGCCATGGGCCTGGCCGCTCACGGCATCGGCGCCGCGCGGGCCCTGCACCTCCACGCCGAGGCGGGCGCCTTCGCCACCCTGGGGATGATCCTCAACGCGGTGCTGACAGCGGCGCTCCTGCCTGTCCTGGTAAACTAA
- a CDS encoding PQQ-dependent sugar dehydrogenase gives MPGRLVIALLVIGLLAGCGAAFGAAPVPTSTLARPPATPAAPAARATSAAPAGDVERLSPRLAPVVQGLRRPTHVTGAGDGSGRLFVVEQVGRVRIVRDGRLLPRPFLDIEGLVGSRANEQGLLSIAFHPRFAENGFFFVNYTNRNGHTVVARYRVSRDDPDRADPSSAAVLLRIEQPAANHNGGLLKFGPDGYLYIGTGDGGAAGDPWNNGQRLDTLLGKLLRIDVDGAAPYAIPPDNPMLNRAGARPEIWAYGLRNPWRFSFDRATGDLFIADVGQNAWEEVHFQPAGSRGGENYGWRIMEGRECFRAERCDQSGLELPIAVYSHGSPGGGCSITGGYVYRGAAFRQLTGVYLYADYCSGNLWGLRAAGGGWGGALLGVLNIRASSFGEDDAGELYLTDHGGGGLYRLVVE, from the coding sequence ATGCCGGGACGGCTTGTTATCGCCTTGCTCGTTATTGGACTTCTGGCGGGCTGCGGGGCGGCTTTCGGGGCCGCGCCGGTTCCCACATCTACCCTGGCCCGCCCCCCGGCGACCCCCGCCGCGCCCGCGGCTCGCGCCACCTCCGCCGCGCCCGCCGGGGATGTCGAACGACTCTCCCCGCGCCTGGCGCCGGTCGTCCAGGGTCTGCGCCGGCCCACCCACGTGACCGGCGCGGGTGACGGCAGCGGGCGGCTCTTCGTGGTTGAACAGGTCGGGCGGGTGCGCATTGTGCGTGATGGGCGGTTGTTGCCCCGGCCCTTTCTCGACATCGAAGGGCTGGTCGGTTCGCGAGCCAATGAGCAGGGCTTGCTCAGCATCGCCTTCCATCCCCGTTTCGCCGAAAACGGGTTCTTTTTCGTTAACTACACCAACCGCAACGGTCATACCGTCGTAGCGCGCTACCGCGTCAGCCGGGACGACCCCGACCGCGCCGATCCGTCCAGCGCCGCCGTGCTGCTGAGGATCGAACAACCCGCGGCTAACCATAACGGGGGCCTGTTGAAGTTTGGCCCTGATGGTTACCTCTACATCGGAACCGGCGACGGCGGGGCCGCTGGCGACCCCTGGAACAACGGGCAGCGCCTTGATACGCTGCTCGGGAAACTGCTGCGTATAGATGTGGATGGGGCCGCGCCCTACGCTATTCCTCCCGACAACCCCATGCTTAACCGCGCTGGCGCCCGTCCAGAGATCTGGGCCTATGGGCTGCGGAATCCATGGCGCTTCTCCTTCGATCGCGCCACGGGCGACCTGTTCATCGCCGATGTGGGCCAGAACGCCTGGGAAGAGGTCCACTTTCAGCCCGCCGGCAGCCGCGGCGGCGAGAACTATGGCTGGAGGATTATGGAGGGCAGGGAATGCTTTCGCGCCGAGAGGTGCGATCAGAGCGGCCTGGAATTGCCCATTGCGGTCTACAGCCATGGTTCGCCCGGCGGGGGCTGTTCGATCACCGGAGGTTATGTTTATCGCGGCGCAGCCTTTCGGCAACTCACAGGGGTATACCTGTACGCCGATTATTGCAGCGGCAACCTGTGGGGGTTGCGCGCTGCCGGCGGCGGATGGGGCGGCGCGCTGCTGGGAGTTCTGAATATTCGCGCCAGTTCCTTCGGGGAGGACGACGCCGGGGAGCTCTACCTGACCGACCATGGCGGCGGGGGGCTGTACCGCCTGGTGGTGGAGTAG
- a CDS encoding zinc-ribbon domain-containing protein, translating to MGLLDQISRTIAQSVDRARFEAEKFQRTTRLQSEANELRRQIDAKLNELGQRAYELLRAGQIQSATLAELSAAVDQLRSALVMKEEELKQAQAEVYVEPPPPPPPRQSAPIDYGPPPGAPATKQCGVCGFQMPATAMFCPNCGTRVT from the coding sequence ATGGGTTTGTTAGATCAGATTAGCCGCACCATCGCCCAGAGCGTTGACCGGGCCAGGTTCGAGGCCGAGAAGTTCCAGCGGACCACGCGCCTGCAGAGCGAAGCGAATGAGTTGCGTCGCCAGATAGACGCAAAGCTGAACGAACTGGGCCAGCGGGCCTACGAGTTGCTCCGCGCCGGCCAGATCCAGTCAGCCACCCTGGCGGAACTGAGCGCGGCGGTGGATCAGTTGCGCTCGGCGCTGGTCATGAAGGAAGAGGAACTGAAGCAGGCGCAGGCGGAGGTCTACGTCGAACCGCCCCCGCCGCCGCCTCCGAGGCAGTCGGCGCCGATTGATTACGGCCCGCCTCCCGGCGCCCCCGCCACGAAGCAGTGCGGCGTCTGCGGCTTCCAGATGCCGGCAACGGCCATGTTCTGCCCCAACTGCGGCACGCGGGTGACGTAG
- a CDS encoding PLD nuclease N-terminal domain-containing protein, which translates to MQRKRWSELSPTTRRLILVLGSIQVSLLAAALVDIVRRPQEQIRGNKWLWAGVSFISFVGPIAYFLFGRERRTGQVA; encoded by the coding sequence ATGCAACGCAAACGCTGGAGCGAACTAAGCCCGACCACGCGGCGGCTCATCCTCGTGCTGGGCAGCATCCAGGTGAGCCTGCTGGCCGCAGCGCTGGTTGACATCGTCCGCCGGCCGCAGGAGCAGATCCGCGGCAACAAGTGGCTCTGGGCCGGAGTGTCGTTTATCAGCTTCGTCGGGCCAATCGCCTATTTTCTCTTCGGCCGCGAACGGCGTACCGGCCAGGTCGCCTGA
- the hisB gene encoding imidazoleglycerol-phosphate dehydratase HisB: protein MQAPRTASIERATGETEISLSLNLDGSGQAAVNTGIGFLDHMLTLWAKHGLFDLSVTARGDLHVDEHHTAEDTCICLGRALDAALGERRGIVRTAHSFVPMDESLALVAVDLGGRPYCVVQAEFATPRVGQLGTDLIAHLLESIAIHGRLNLHARVLYGHNDHHKVEALFKALGRALDAATRHDPRLASAVPSTKGVL from the coding sequence ATGCAAGCGCCGCGCACCGCCAGTATTGAACGGGCCACCGGCGAGACGGAGATCAGTCTCAGCCTCAACCTCGACGGGAGCGGTCAGGCCGCCGTCAATACCGGCATCGGCTTTCTCGACCATATGCTGACCCTCTGGGCGAAGCATGGCCTGTTCGACCTGAGCGTGACCGCCCGCGGCGATCTGCACGTTGATGAGCACCACACGGCCGAGGACACCTGCATCTGCCTGGGGCGCGCCCTCGACGCGGCCCTCGGCGAGCGCCGCGGCATCGTGCGCACCGCCCATAGCTTCGTGCCTATGGACGAGTCCCTGGCCCTCGTCGCCGTAGACCTGGGCGGGCGACCCTACTGCGTGGTGCAGGCCGAATTCGCCACCCCCCGCGTCGGCCAGCTCGGCACCGACCTGATCGCCCATCTGCTCGAAAGCATCGCCATCCATGGCCGTCTGAACCTGCACGCCCGGGTGCTCTACGGCCACAACGACCACCACAAGGTCGAGGCCCTCTTCAAGGCCCTCGGGCGCGCTCTCGACGCCGCCACGCGCCATGATCCGCGCCTGGCCAGCGCCGTTCCCAGCACCAAGGGGGTGCTATGA
- a CDS encoding nucleoside triphosphate pyrophosphohydrolase family protein: MDANERRRLALRSEAPGRDERARLLNAALGLAGEAGEFSDALKRHLHPLDEGALRAELGDALWYVALARDAPDRRLGEAMRENIENLRRRYPDGFSSARSLRRKAE; encoded by the coding sequence ATGGACGCCAATGAGCGCCGGCGCCTGGCCCTGCGCAGCGAGGCCCCGGGGCGCGACGAGCGCGCGCGCCTGCTCAATGCCGCCCTGGGCCTCGCCGGCGAGGCCGGCGAATTCAGCGACGCCCTCAAGAGACACCTCCATCCTCTGGACGAGGGCGCGCTCCGCGCCGAACTCGGCGACGCACTCTGGTACGTCGCCCTCGCCCGTGACGCGCCTGACCGGCGCCTCGGCGAGGCGATGCGGGAGAATATCGAAAACCTGCGTCGCCGCTACCCTGATGGCTTCAGCAGCGCGCGCAGTCTCCGGCGCAAAGCCGAGTAG
- a CDS encoding Fic family protein — protein MKYLTREELLDLHAYAVERYGGLLGIKSQDRLLTVVNAPRQEMFGAELYPDVCAKAAVLVYLIVKSHPFVGANEATALLALLRFLELNGVALKPEISSSELAYVFRALSNSDMDKEGLEQWLRDSVA, from the coding sequence ATGAAGTACCTCACCAGAGAAGAGCTTCTCGACCTGCATGCCTACGCTGTGGAACGCTATGGGGGCCTCCTTGGGATCAAGAGCCAGGACCGGTTGCTGACCGTGGTGAATGCACCGCGTCAGGAGATGTTTGGCGCCGAGTTGTATCCCGATGTGTGCGCCAAGGCGGCTGTGCTGGTCTATTTGATCGTGAAGAGCCATCCGTTCGTAGGTGCGAATGAGGCGACGGCGTTGCTGGCCCTGCTGCGGTTTCTTGAATTGAACGGGGTTGCGCTAAAACCCGAGATCAGTTCCAGCGAACTTGCCTATGTGTTCCGGGCGCTGAGCAACTCCGACATGGACAAAGAGGGTCTCGAGCAGTGGCTGCGCGACAGTGTTGCGTAG